The sequence CATCATGGTGCTGGGCTCTTTTGCCGATGTGAAGTTTATCGCCAGGGCCGATATGGAAGGCTGGCCGCTGATCGGCATGCTATCGAAACTACAGCGCACCGTCTTCATCGAGCGCGAACGCAAGCGCTCCTCCGGCGACCAGGCAAGCGAGATCGCCAATCGCATGGCCAAGGGCGATGCCATGGTGCTGTTCGCCGAGGGTTCGACCGGTGACGGCAATGCCGTCCTGCCGTTCAAGAGCACGCTTTTCGGCGCCGCCTCGATGGCGATTTCTGAGGGCGCGGCCGAGCAAGTGTTCATCCAGCCTGTGGCGATCGCCTATACGCGCCTGCACGGCGTGCCGCTCGGCCGCCGCCACCGGCCGATGTCGGCCTGGATCGGCGACGAGGACCTGATGCCGCATCTCAAGGTGCTGATGGCGGAAGGCGCGCTCGACGTCGAGGTGCATTTCGGCGAGCCAATCGCCTTTGCCAAGGGCTCGAACCGCAAGGAAACGGCCAGGCTGATGGAAAGCCAGGTGCGCGAGATGATGCAGGCGGCACTCGCCGATCCGCGCCCGAGCCACTAGAGCCGGGCCGTGCGCCTATCTGCACATGCCGAGAATCGTCTGTTTTTTGTCACGGAAAGGCGCTAGAAGCCGCCGGATGGACTTGAACACGATTGAAAGCGACGACATCGGCAGCGTGGCCGGAGAGCCGGCAGTGCGCGCCACGGCCGCGAAAAAGGTCTTCATCAAGACCTATGGCTGCCAGATGAACGTCTATGATTCACAGCGCATGGGCGATGCGCTGGCCGCCGACGGCTACACCGCGACCGATGCCATCGACGAGGCCGATCTGGTGCTGCTCAACACCTGCCATATCAGGGAGAAGGCGGCGGAAAAGGTCTATTCCGAGCTCGGCCGCATCCGTGACATGAAGGCGGAGCGCGCCATCGCCGGCCGTGAACTGCTGATCGGCGTCGCCGGCTGCGTGGCGCAGGCCGAGGGCGCTGAGATCATCCGCCGTTCGCCGGCCGTCGACCTGGTCATCGGGCCGCAGACCTATCACCGTCTGCCCGACGTGCTGGCGCGGGTGCGCGGCGGCGAGAAGATCGTCGAGACCGACTATGCCATCGAAGACAAGTTCGACCATCTGCCGCAGCCCAAGCGCGCCGAGGTCATCAAGCGCGGCGTCACCGCCTTCCTCACCGTGCAGGAGGGCTGCGACAAGTTCTGCACCTTCTGCGTCGTGCCCTATACAAGGGGCTCTGAAGTGTCGCGGCCGGTGGCGCAGATCGTCGCCGAGGCCGAACGTCTGGCCGAAGCCGGCGTGCGCGAGGTGACGCTGCTTGGCCAGAACGTCAATGCCTGGCACGGCCAAGGCGAGAACGGCGAGGAATGGGGCCTTGGCCGCCTGCTGTTCCGGCTGGCCGAAATCCCTGGACTGGCGCGGCTGCGCTATACCACCAGCCACCCGCGCGACATGGACGACGAACTGATATCAGCCCACCGCGACCTGCCGTCGTTGATGCCCTATCTGCATCTGCCGGTGCAATCGGGGTCCGACCGCATCTTGAAGGCGATGAACCGCAGGCACACGGCCAGGGATTATCTGGCCCTGCTCGACCGCATCCGTGCCGCGCGGCCCGATATCGCTTTGTCCGGCGACTTCATCGTCGGCTTCCCCGGCGAGACGGAGGCCGATTTCGAGGCGACCATGGAACTGGTGCGCCAGGTGAACTACGCCTCGGCCTTTTCGTTCAAATATTCGCCGCGCCCCGGCACGCCGGGCGCCGAGATGCCTGATCATGTGCCCGAAACGCTCAAGGACGAGCGGCTGCAGCGCCTGCAGGCACTGCTGTTGAAGCAGCAGCAGGGCTTCGGTTCGAGCCTGGTCGGCAGCACCATCGACACGCTGATCGAGAAGCCCGGCCGGCAGGCCGGCCAGAAGGTTGGCCGCACACCTTGGCTGCAGCCGGTTATTGTTGATGAAAAGGCCGGCGAAATCGGTGACATTATCCAGGTGCGAATCACGAAGACGGGCTACAATAGCCTGTTCGCCGAATTGGCCTGATGGTCTCGGCAGATGAGGAGAGACGGTTGAGCGCAGCAGAGCTGAAGAACCTGCCCCCGGTACCGGCATCTGGGGCTTCTGACATGGCGCACATCGTTCTGACTTTCGACAACAACAAGCTTGCCAGCGCCCTTTACGGTCAGTTCGACGAGAACCTCGCCCGGCTCGAGCAGAAGCTCGGCGTCGATATCCGCTCGCGCGGCAACCAGCTGACCATCAAGGGGTCGGCTTCAGCCGCCGAACAGGCGCGCCGCGCCTTGGACAATCTCTACGGCATCCTGCAGAAGGGCGTCGATATCGGCCAGTCCGACGTCGATGGTGCCGTGCGCATGGCGGTCGCCGCCGACGATCAGCTGACGCTGCCGACGCTGGAGCGCAAGGGCAAGGTCTCCGCTGCACAGATCGCCACCCGCAAAAAGACCATCTATGCCCGTTCGCTGAACCAGGACGCCTATATGCGGGCGCTGGAACGGTCGGAGCTG comes from Mesorhizobium japonicum MAFF 303099 and encodes:
- the miaB gene encoding tRNA (N6-isopentenyl adenosine(37)-C2)-methylthiotransferase MiaB is translated as MDLNTIESDDIGSVAGEPAVRATAAKKVFIKTYGCQMNVYDSQRMGDALAADGYTATDAIDEADLVLLNTCHIREKAAEKVYSELGRIRDMKAERAIAGRELLIGVAGCVAQAEGAEIIRRSPAVDLVIGPQTYHRLPDVLARVRGGEKIVETDYAIEDKFDHLPQPKRAEVIKRGVTAFLTVQEGCDKFCTFCVVPYTRGSEVSRPVAQIVAEAERLAEAGVREVTLLGQNVNAWHGQGENGEEWGLGRLLFRLAEIPGLARLRYTTSHPRDMDDELISAHRDLPSLMPYLHLPVQSGSDRILKAMNRRHTARDYLALLDRIRAARPDIALSGDFIVGFPGETEADFEATMELVRQVNYASAFSFKYSPRPGTPGAEMPDHVPETLKDERLQRLQALLLKQQQGFGSSLVGSTIDTLIEKPGRQAGQKVGRTPWLQPVIVDEKAGEIGDIIQVRITKTGYNSLFAELA
- a CDS encoding lysophospholipid acyltransferase family protein; amino-acid sequence: MIGKIRIFLALGLVVAGSLVLVPLQILSMKTGWWPETVILKIWHRLILRALGMRVHVKGTLSDKRPLLVASNHISWTDIMVLGSFADVKFIARADMEGWPLIGMLSKLQRTVFIERERKRSSGDQASEIANRMAKGDAMVLFAEGSTGDGNAVLPFKSTLFGAASMAISEGAAEQVFIQPVAIAYTRLHGVPLGRRHRPMSAWIGDEDLMPHLKVLMAEGALDVEVHFGEPIAFAKGSNRKETARLMESQVREMMQAALADPRPSH